From the Hevea brasiliensis isolate MT/VB/25A 57/8 chromosome 15, ASM3005281v1, whole genome shotgun sequence genome, one window contains:
- the LOC110646919 gene encoding uncharacterized protein LOC110646919 isoform X1, producing MVEILFFGGYYPFRAKDSSAHSFIGGSRPPVMLPSPCSPFYRPVPPVSLITCRVSPGVPRASPPPPPPPPPVLPPPAPLASLNTTTVPALTCALQCVHFQSCSGCTQEFNLHRPVIVDEAAEFFKSLGISDFTFDSSRLWGWRCRAKLAVRGSSKNPLIGLYEEGTHNVVDIPHCKAHHPSINLAVQLLRQGLTELNVEPYDEDQGTGDLRYVQMAVTTYNTSLPASERYKNGKVQVALVWNSRNENSPNFDKLNALANYLWRNGGRRSDVYFIHSVWANFQTSTNNIIFGNRWRHLFGDRDFWEHLGGIDISLAPSSFGQANTRAFDALLRKLQKYVSLGASVADLYAGAGVIGLSLAATRKCRSVKCIEVNKESKLSFERTVERLPKSIDTSISWHHADASVEPLSWIMGSEVVVVDPPRKGLDSSLVDVLRTISSLEHKAKSSSECSNSNIKDEKRPWILRAREALVEIRGKATLKDPQSLPRTLIYISCGWESFKEDCTLLLSSKEWRLEKAHGFNFFPGTQSIEILAVFKRGQGAGLEKKKSGKKKKRS from the exons ATGGTTGAGATTCTTTTTTTTGGCGGATATTATCCATTTCGCGCCAAGGATAGCAGCGCCCATTCATTCATCGGCGGTTCCAGACCTCCAGTAATGCTTCCGAGCCCGTGCAGCCCCTTCTACCGGCCGGTACCGCCGGTTTCGCTCATTACCTGCCGCGTATCTCCAGGCGTACCGCGCgcctctcctcctcctcctcctcctcctcctcctgttCTTCCACCACCCGCTCCGCTAGCGAGCCTCAACACAACCACCGTTCCCGCGCTAACGTGCGCCCTCCAGTGCGTTCACTTCCAATC GTGCTCTGGGTGCACGCAAGAGTTCAATCTCCACCGTCCAGTCATCGTTGACGAGGCTGCTGAGTTTTTTAAGAGCCTTGGTATTTCGGACTTCACTTTTGATAGCTCTAGATTG tGGGGATGGAGGTGTCGCGCAAAACTGGCTGTTCGCGGTTCCTCAAAGAACCCTCTGATTGGACTCTATGAGGAGGGCACTCATAATGTAGTAGACATTCCCCATTGCAAAG CTCACCACCCAAGTATTAATCTTGCTGTTCAATTACTGAGACAAG GTCTTACTGAATTGAATGTTGAGCCATATGATGAAGATCAGGGGACAGGTGATTTACGATATGTCCAG ATGGCTGTCACAACTTACAACACTTCTCTTCCTGCCTCAGAAAGATACAAAAATG GTAAGGTACAAGTTGCTTTAGTTTGGAATTCAAGAAATGAGAACTCTCCTAATTTTGACAAATTAAATGCCTTGGCTAAT TACTTGTGGAGAAATGGCGGACGAAGGAGTGATGTATATTTCATTCACTCTGTATGGGCAAACTTTCAGACATCTACTAACAAC ATTATTTTTGGGAATAGGTGGAGGCACCTTTTTGGAGACAGAGACTTCTGGGAACATCTCGGAGGAATTGATATATCCTTGGCCCCATCCAGTTTTGGACAAGCAAATACACGG GCTTTTGATGCTTTGCTgcgaaaattacaaaaatatgtaTCTCTTGGAGCATCTGTTGCTGATTTATATGCAGGGGCTGGTGTGATTGGGTTATCATTGGCTGCCACTAGGAAATGCAG ATCTGTTAAATGCATTGAGGTTAACAAAGAGTCAAAACTATCTTTTGAGAGGACAGTTGAACGCCTCCCAAAGTCCATAGATACCAGCATCAGTTGGCATCATGCAGACGCGTCAGTT GAACCTCTTTCTTGGATCATGGGCTCTGAAGTAGTTGTTGTGGATCCTCCTAGAAAGGGACTGGACTCGTCTCTTGTTGATGTGTTACGGACTATTTCATCGTTAGAACATAAAGCCAAGTCATCATCTGAATG CAGTAACTCAAATATCAAGGATGAAAAAAGACCATGGATTTTACGTGCAAGGGAAGCCTTGGTGGAAATCAGAGGGAAAGCTACTTTGAAGGACCCTCAATCACTACCTCGAACTCTTATTTATATAAGCTGTGGATGGGAAAGCTTCAAAGAG GATTGCACATTATTGTTGTCTAGCAAAGAATGGCGTTTGGAAAAGGCTCATGGTTTCAATTTCTTTCCTGGTACCCAAAG CATTGAGATTCTGGCTGTATTCAAGAGGGGCCAAGGGGCAGGCCTCGAAAAGAAGAAATCAGGAAAGAAGAAAAAACGATCATGA
- the LOC110646919 gene encoding uncharacterized protein LOC110646919 isoform X4 has translation MVEILFFGGYYPFRAKDSSAHSFIGGSRPPVMLPSPCSPFYRPVPPVSLITCRVSPGVPRASPPPPPPPPPVLPPPAPLASLNTTTVPALTCALQCVHFQSCSGCTQEFNLHRPVIVDEAAEFFKSLGISDFTFDSSRLWGWRCRAKLAVRGSSKNPLIGLYEEGTHNVVDIPHCKAHHPSINLAVQLLRQGLTELNVEPYDEDQGTGDLRYVQMAVTTYNTSLPASERYKNGKVQVALVWNSRNENSPNFDKLNALANYLWRNGGRRSDVYFIHSVWANFQTSTNNIIFGNRWRHLFGDRDFWEHLGGIDISLAPSSFGQANTRAFDALLRKLQKYVSLGASVADLYAGAGVIGLSLAATRKCRSVKCIEVNKESKLSFERTVERLPKSIDTSISWHHADASVEPLSWIMGSEVVVVDPPRKGLDSSLVDVLRTISSLEHKAKSSSECSNSNIKDEKRPWILRAREALVEIRGKATLKDPQSLPRTLIYISCGWESFKEDCTLLLSSKEWRLEKAHGFNFFPGTQS, from the exons ATGGTTGAGATTCTTTTTTTTGGCGGATATTATCCATTTCGCGCCAAGGATAGCAGCGCCCATTCATTCATCGGCGGTTCCAGACCTCCAGTAATGCTTCCGAGCCCGTGCAGCCCCTTCTACCGGCCGGTACCGCCGGTTTCGCTCATTACCTGCCGCGTATCTCCAGGCGTACCGCGCgcctctcctcctcctcctcctcctcctcctcctgttCTTCCACCACCCGCTCCGCTAGCGAGCCTCAACACAACCACCGTTCCCGCGCTAACGTGCGCCCTCCAGTGCGTTCACTTCCAATC GTGCTCTGGGTGCACGCAAGAGTTCAATCTCCACCGTCCAGTCATCGTTGACGAGGCTGCTGAGTTTTTTAAGAGCCTTGGTATTTCGGACTTCACTTTTGATAGCTCTAGATTG tGGGGATGGAGGTGTCGCGCAAAACTGGCTGTTCGCGGTTCCTCAAAGAACCCTCTGATTGGACTCTATGAGGAGGGCACTCATAATGTAGTAGACATTCCCCATTGCAAAG CTCACCACCCAAGTATTAATCTTGCTGTTCAATTACTGAGACAAG GTCTTACTGAATTGAATGTTGAGCCATATGATGAAGATCAGGGGACAGGTGATTTACGATATGTCCAG ATGGCTGTCACAACTTACAACACTTCTCTTCCTGCCTCAGAAAGATACAAAAATG GTAAGGTACAAGTTGCTTTAGTTTGGAATTCAAGAAATGAGAACTCTCCTAATTTTGACAAATTAAATGCCTTGGCTAAT TACTTGTGGAGAAATGGCGGACGAAGGAGTGATGTATATTTCATTCACTCTGTATGGGCAAACTTTCAGACATCTACTAACAAC ATTATTTTTGGGAATAGGTGGAGGCACCTTTTTGGAGACAGAGACTTCTGGGAACATCTCGGAGGAATTGATATATCCTTGGCCCCATCCAGTTTTGGACAAGCAAATACACGG GCTTTTGATGCTTTGCTgcgaaaattacaaaaatatgtaTCTCTTGGAGCATCTGTTGCTGATTTATATGCAGGGGCTGGTGTGATTGGGTTATCATTGGCTGCCACTAGGAAATGCAG ATCTGTTAAATGCATTGAGGTTAACAAAGAGTCAAAACTATCTTTTGAGAGGACAGTTGAACGCCTCCCAAAGTCCATAGATACCAGCATCAGTTGGCATCATGCAGACGCGTCAGTT GAACCTCTTTCTTGGATCATGGGCTCTGAAGTAGTTGTTGTGGATCCTCCTAGAAAGGGACTGGACTCGTCTCTTGTTGATGTGTTACGGACTATTTCATCGTTAGAACATAAAGCCAAGTCATCATCTGAATG CAGTAACTCAAATATCAAGGATGAAAAAAGACCATGGATTTTACGTGCAAGGGAAGCCTTGGTGGAAATCAGAGGGAAAGCTACTTTGAAGGACCCTCAATCACTACCTCGAACTCTTATTTATATAAGCTGTGGATGGGAAAGCTTCAAAGAG GATTGCACATTATTGTTGTCTAGCAAAGAATGGCGTTTGGAAAAGGCTCATGGTTTCAATTTCTTTCCTGGTACCCAAAG TTGA
- the LOC110646919 gene encoding uncharacterized protein LOC110646919 isoform X2 has translation MVEILFFGGYYPFRAKDSSAHSFIGGSRPPVMLPSPCSPFYRPVPPVSLITCRVSPGVPRASPPPPPPPPPVLPPPAPLASLNTTTVPALTCALQCVHFQSCSGCTQEFNLHRPVIVDEAAEFFKSLGISDFTFDSSRLWGWRCRAKLAVRGSSKNPLIGLYEEGTHNVVDIPHCKAHHPSINLAVQLLRQGLTELNVEPYDEDQGTGDLRYVQMAVTTYNTSLPASERYKNGKVQVALVWNSRNENSPNFDKLNALANYLWRNGGRRSDVYFIHSVWANFQTSTNNIIFGNRWRHLFGDRDFWEHLGGIDISLAPSSFGQANTRAFDALLRKLQKYVSLGASVADLYAGAGVIGLSLAATRKCRSVKCIEVNKESKLSFERTVERLPKSIDTSISWHHADASVEPLSWIMGSEVVVVDPPRKGLDSSLVDVLRTISSLEHKAKSSSECNSNIKDEKRPWILRAREALVEIRGKATLKDPQSLPRTLIYISCGWESFKEDCTLLLSSKEWRLEKAHGFNFFPGTQSIEILAVFKRGQGAGLEKKKSGKKKKRS, from the exons ATGGTTGAGATTCTTTTTTTTGGCGGATATTATCCATTTCGCGCCAAGGATAGCAGCGCCCATTCATTCATCGGCGGTTCCAGACCTCCAGTAATGCTTCCGAGCCCGTGCAGCCCCTTCTACCGGCCGGTACCGCCGGTTTCGCTCATTACCTGCCGCGTATCTCCAGGCGTACCGCGCgcctctcctcctcctcctcctcctcctcctcctgttCTTCCACCACCCGCTCCGCTAGCGAGCCTCAACACAACCACCGTTCCCGCGCTAACGTGCGCCCTCCAGTGCGTTCACTTCCAATC GTGCTCTGGGTGCACGCAAGAGTTCAATCTCCACCGTCCAGTCATCGTTGACGAGGCTGCTGAGTTTTTTAAGAGCCTTGGTATTTCGGACTTCACTTTTGATAGCTCTAGATTG tGGGGATGGAGGTGTCGCGCAAAACTGGCTGTTCGCGGTTCCTCAAAGAACCCTCTGATTGGACTCTATGAGGAGGGCACTCATAATGTAGTAGACATTCCCCATTGCAAAG CTCACCACCCAAGTATTAATCTTGCTGTTCAATTACTGAGACAAG GTCTTACTGAATTGAATGTTGAGCCATATGATGAAGATCAGGGGACAGGTGATTTACGATATGTCCAG ATGGCTGTCACAACTTACAACACTTCTCTTCCTGCCTCAGAAAGATACAAAAATG GTAAGGTACAAGTTGCTTTAGTTTGGAATTCAAGAAATGAGAACTCTCCTAATTTTGACAAATTAAATGCCTTGGCTAAT TACTTGTGGAGAAATGGCGGACGAAGGAGTGATGTATATTTCATTCACTCTGTATGGGCAAACTTTCAGACATCTACTAACAAC ATTATTTTTGGGAATAGGTGGAGGCACCTTTTTGGAGACAGAGACTTCTGGGAACATCTCGGAGGAATTGATATATCCTTGGCCCCATCCAGTTTTGGACAAGCAAATACACGG GCTTTTGATGCTTTGCTgcgaaaattacaaaaatatgtaTCTCTTGGAGCATCTGTTGCTGATTTATATGCAGGGGCTGGTGTGATTGGGTTATCATTGGCTGCCACTAGGAAATGCAG ATCTGTTAAATGCATTGAGGTTAACAAAGAGTCAAAACTATCTTTTGAGAGGACAGTTGAACGCCTCCCAAAGTCCATAGATACCAGCATCAGTTGGCATCATGCAGACGCGTCAGTT GAACCTCTTTCTTGGATCATGGGCTCTGAAGTAGTTGTTGTGGATCCTCCTAGAAAGGGACTGGACTCGTCTCTTGTTGATGTGTTACGGACTATTTCATCGTTAGAACATAAAGCCAAGTCATCATCTGAATG TAACTCAAATATCAAGGATGAAAAAAGACCATGGATTTTACGTGCAAGGGAAGCCTTGGTGGAAATCAGAGGGAAAGCTACTTTGAAGGACCCTCAATCACTACCTCGAACTCTTATTTATATAAGCTGTGGATGGGAAAGCTTCAAAGAG GATTGCACATTATTGTTGTCTAGCAAAGAATGGCGTTTGGAAAAGGCTCATGGTTTCAATTTCTTTCCTGGTACCCAAAG CATTGAGATTCTGGCTGTATTCAAGAGGGGCCAAGGGGCAGGCCTCGAAAAGAAGAAATCAGGAAAGAAGAAAAAACGATCATGA
- the LOC110646919 gene encoding uncharacterized protein LOC110646919 isoform X3: MVEILFFGGYYPFRAKDSSAHSFIGGSRPPVMLPSPCSPFYRPVPPVSLITCRVSPGVPRASPPPPPPPPPVLPPPAPLASLNTTTVPALTCALQCVHFQSCSGCTQEFNLHRPVIVDEAAEFFKSLGISDFTFDSSRLWGWRCRAKLAVRGSSKNPLIGLYEEGTHNVVDIPHCKAHHPSINLAVQLLRQGLTELNVEPYDEDQGTGDLRYVQMAVTTYNTSLPASERYKNGKVQVALVWNSRNENSPNFDKLNALANYLWRNGGRRSDVYFIHSVWANFQTSTNNIIFGNRWRHLFGDRDFWEHLGGIDISLAPSSFGQANTRAFDALLRKLQKYVSLGASVADLYAGAGVIGLSLAATRKCRSVKCIEVNKESKLSFERTVERLPKSIDTSISWHHADASVEPLSWIMGSEVVVVDPPRKGLDSSLVDVLRTISSLEHKAKSSSECSNSNIKDEKRPWILRAREALVEIRGKATLKDPQSLPRTLIYISCGWESFKEDCTLLLSSKEWRLEKAHGFNFFPGTQRSLDRVAIRNQGSFELNY; the protein is encoded by the exons ATGGTTGAGATTCTTTTTTTTGGCGGATATTATCCATTTCGCGCCAAGGATAGCAGCGCCCATTCATTCATCGGCGGTTCCAGACCTCCAGTAATGCTTCCGAGCCCGTGCAGCCCCTTCTACCGGCCGGTACCGCCGGTTTCGCTCATTACCTGCCGCGTATCTCCAGGCGTACCGCGCgcctctcctcctcctcctcctcctcctcctcctgttCTTCCACCACCCGCTCCGCTAGCGAGCCTCAACACAACCACCGTTCCCGCGCTAACGTGCGCCCTCCAGTGCGTTCACTTCCAATC GTGCTCTGGGTGCACGCAAGAGTTCAATCTCCACCGTCCAGTCATCGTTGACGAGGCTGCTGAGTTTTTTAAGAGCCTTGGTATTTCGGACTTCACTTTTGATAGCTCTAGATTG tGGGGATGGAGGTGTCGCGCAAAACTGGCTGTTCGCGGTTCCTCAAAGAACCCTCTGATTGGACTCTATGAGGAGGGCACTCATAATGTAGTAGACATTCCCCATTGCAAAG CTCACCACCCAAGTATTAATCTTGCTGTTCAATTACTGAGACAAG GTCTTACTGAATTGAATGTTGAGCCATATGATGAAGATCAGGGGACAGGTGATTTACGATATGTCCAG ATGGCTGTCACAACTTACAACACTTCTCTTCCTGCCTCAGAAAGATACAAAAATG GTAAGGTACAAGTTGCTTTAGTTTGGAATTCAAGAAATGAGAACTCTCCTAATTTTGACAAATTAAATGCCTTGGCTAAT TACTTGTGGAGAAATGGCGGACGAAGGAGTGATGTATATTTCATTCACTCTGTATGGGCAAACTTTCAGACATCTACTAACAAC ATTATTTTTGGGAATAGGTGGAGGCACCTTTTTGGAGACAGAGACTTCTGGGAACATCTCGGAGGAATTGATATATCCTTGGCCCCATCCAGTTTTGGACAAGCAAATACACGG GCTTTTGATGCTTTGCTgcgaaaattacaaaaatatgtaTCTCTTGGAGCATCTGTTGCTGATTTATATGCAGGGGCTGGTGTGATTGGGTTATCATTGGCTGCCACTAGGAAATGCAG ATCTGTTAAATGCATTGAGGTTAACAAAGAGTCAAAACTATCTTTTGAGAGGACAGTTGAACGCCTCCCAAAGTCCATAGATACCAGCATCAGTTGGCATCATGCAGACGCGTCAGTT GAACCTCTTTCTTGGATCATGGGCTCTGAAGTAGTTGTTGTGGATCCTCCTAGAAAGGGACTGGACTCGTCTCTTGTTGATGTGTTACGGACTATTTCATCGTTAGAACATAAAGCCAAGTCATCATCTGAATG CAGTAACTCAAATATCAAGGATGAAAAAAGACCATGGATTTTACGTGCAAGGGAAGCCTTGGTGGAAATCAGAGGGAAAGCTACTTTGAAGGACCCTCAATCACTACCTCGAACTCTTATTTATATAAGCTGTGGATGGGAAAGCTTCAAAGAG GATTGCACATTATTGTTGTCTAGCAAAGAATGGCGTTTGGAAAAGGCTCATGGTTTCAATTTCTTTCCTGGTACCCAAAG GTCCCTTGACCGAGTAGCAATTAGGAACCAGGGAAGCTTTGAATTAAATTACTAG
- the LOC110646917 gene encoding chloride channel protein CLC-b — protein MEENSSQLAEAIASPQTMEAGEEERDPETTSLQQPLLKRNRTLSSNPLALVGAKVSHIESLDYEINENDLFKHDWRSRSKVQVLQYIFLKWTLAFLVGLLTGLIATLINLAVENIAGYKLLAVVQFIENERYLTGLAYFTGANLILTAFAAVLCVCFAPTAAGPGIPEIKAYLNGIDTPNMFGATTLIVKIFGSIGAVAAGLDLGKEGPLVHIGSCIASLLGQGGPDNYRLKWRWLRYFNNDRDRRDIITCGASSGVCAAFRAPVGGVLFALEEVATWWRSALLWRTFFSTAVVVVVLRAFIEICNSGKCGLFGRGGLIMFDVSDVTVSYHAIDIIPVIIIGILGGVLGSLYNYLLHKVLRLYNLINQKGRMHKLLLSLTLSLFTSVCLFCLPFLAKCQPCDLSTTEACPTNGRSGNFKQFNCPKGYYNDLATLLLTTNDDAVRNIFSSNTPKELQPASLLIFFALYCVLGLFTFGIAVPSGLFLPIILMGSAYGRLLGVVMGSYTNIDQGLYAVLGAASLMAGSMRMTVSLCVIFLELTNNLLLLPITMIVLLIAKTVGDSFNPSIYEIILHLKGLPFLDANPEPWMRNLTVGELADAKSPVVTLCGVEKVSRIVDVLKNTTYNGFPVVDEDVVSPVGQATVATELHGLILRAHLVQVLKKKWFLQERRRTEEWEVREKFTWVELAEREGKIEEVAVTRDEMEMYVDLHPLTNTTPYTVVESMSVAKAMVLFRQVGLRHLLIVPKYQAAGVSPVVGILTRQNLRAYNILTAFPHLAGSNCREKRN, from the exons ATGGAGGAAAATTCAAGCCAATTGGCAGAAGCAATAGCATCACCCCAAACCATGGAAGCTGGTGAAGAAGAAAGAGACCCAGAAACCACTTCTCTCCAACAGCCACTCCTCAAGAGAAATAGAACTCTATCTTCCAATCCATTAGCCTTGGTTGGAGCTAAAGTCTCTCACATAGAGAGCTTGGATTATGA GATCAATGAGAATGATCTTTTCAAGCATGATTGGAGAAGCAGATCCAAAGTTCAAGTTCTGCAATATATTTTCCTGAAATGGACCCTCGCCTTTCTTGTTGGACTTCTCACTGGCTTAATTGCCACCTTAATCAATCTTGCAGTTGAGAACATCGCTGGCTACAAGCTTCTTGCTGTCGTTCAATTCATAGAGAATGAAAG GTATTTAACAGGGTTGGCCTATTTCACTGGGGCTAATCTTATTTTAACAGCGTTTGCTGCTGTTTTGTGTGTGTGTTTTGCACCCACAGCTGCAGGGCCAGGCATACCTGAAATTAAAGCTTATCTCAATGGAATAGATACTCCCAACATGTTTGGAGCCACAACATTGATTGTTAAG ATATTTGGAAGCATTGGAGCCGTCGCTGCTGGCCTAGATTTAGGAAAAGAAGGACCTTTGGTACATATCGGCAGCTGTATTGCTTCCTTGCTAGGCCAAGGGGGACCAGATAATTACCGTCTCAAGTGGCGCTGGCTTCGCTACTTCAACAATGACAGAGATCGCCGAGACATCATCACCTGCGGTGCTTCTTCAGGTGTTTGTGCAGCCTTCCGAGCTCCAGTGGGCGGTGTCCTGTTTGCTCTTGAAGAGGTAGCAACATGGTGGAGGAGTGCACTTCTCTGGAGAACATTCTTCAGCACAGCTGTAGTGGTGGTGGTGCTCAGGGCATTTATAGAAATCTGCAATTCAGGGAAGTGTGGGCTATTTGGAAGAGGAGGGTTGATCATGTTTGATGTGAGTGATGTTACTGTGAGTTACCATGCTATCGATATTATCCCAGTAATCATAATTGGCATACTTGGAGGTGTTTTGGGAAGCCTTTACAACTACCTTCTTCACAAGGTCCTCAGACTCTATAATCTCATCAACCA GAAAGGAAGAATGCACAAGCTACTACTCAGTCTAACACTTTCACTCTTTACCTCGGTTTGCCTATTTTGTCTCCCATTTCTTGCCAAATGCCAACCTTGTGATCTCTCCACAACAGAGGCATGCCCTACCAATGGGCGATCAGGCAACTTCAAACAATTCAATTGTCCAAAGGGCTACTATAATGACCTTGCTACACTCCTCCTTACCACAAATGATGATGCTGTCCGAAACATCTTCTCCTCCAACACTCCCAAAGAACTTCAGCCTGCATCCCTGCTCATTTTCTTTGCACTCTATTGTGTTTTAGGACTATTTACTTTTGGCATTGCTGTGCCCTCAGGTCTCTTCCTCCCTATAATACTTATGGGGTCAGCTTATGGCCGTCTGCTCGGTGTCGTCATGGGATCCTATACCAATATCGACCAGGGGCTTTATGCAGTTCTTGGTGCAGCCTCACTAATGGCTGGCTCGATGAGGATGACAGTTTCACTGTGTGTAATTTTCCTTGAACTCACCAACAACCTCTTATTACTTCCCATAACAATGATAGTCCTCCTAATAGCCAAAACAGTGGGAGATAGCTTCAATCCAAGTATCTATGAAATTATACTGCACTTAAAAGGCCTACCTTTCTTGGATGCAAATCCTGAGCCATGGATGAGAAATCTCACTGTCGGTGAGCTTGCTGATGCCAAATCACCAGTGGTTACTCTTTGTGGAGTGGAAAAGGTTTCCCGGATTGTAGATGTCCTCAAAAATACCACATACAATGGGTTCCCTGTTGTAGATGAGGACGTGGTATCACCTGTGGGACAGGCCACAGTGGCAACTGAACTTCACGGATTGATACTGAGAGCTCACCTTGTTCAGGTGCTCAAGAAGAAGTGGTTCCTGCAAGAGAGAAGAAGAACAGAAGAGTGGGAAGTAAGAGAGAAGTTTACGTGGGTTGAGCTGGCTGAGAGGGAAGGGAAGATTGAAGAGGTGGCAGTAACAAGGGATGAAATGGAAATGTATGTTGATCTGCATCCTCTCACCAATACAACCCCTTACACGGTCGTAGAGAGCATGTCAGTGGCAAAAGCCATGGTGCTCTTCAGGCAAGTAGGGCTTCGCCACTTGCTCATTGTTCCCAAGTATCAGGCAGCAGGG GTATCTCCGGTGGTTGGAATCTTGACTAGGCAAAATTTAAGGGCATACAACATCTTGACTGCCTTCCCTCATTTGGCCGGATCCAATTGCAGAGAAAAGAGGAACTAA